A genomic region of Vitis vinifera cultivar Pinot Noir 40024 chromosome 7, ASM3070453v1 contains the following coding sequences:
- the LOC100246035 gene encoding protein TIFY 4B isoform X1: MSPENANIRSLLDKPLHQLTEDDISQLTREDCRKYLKEKGMRRPSWNKSQAIQQVISLKTLLETTSDCGGGDAAGARKKLFVPPPENQHRVPLTRISVSDEESVPYQRQDPPKPDISGDTEAHLLAAADSDSIPPRTLDAMNGPAGQMTIFYCGKVNVYDDVSMDKNFQAKAIMQLAASSLHLHQEAPCDGTPELLPFSCHLRAASVKIGPSSPTVIYPTLQTVKMTENCQLHREESNIFREDNHPAAEVPTSRKASVQRYLEKRKDRFKSKKRGGMPSSAGLDIYLNHRVGDQIPNDQSNQSDACSLSHCRAHHIPTPCSLVENMTKHTNLSADLNIKDVQEH, translated from the exons ATGTCGCCGGAGAATGCCAATATCCGGTCACTGCTCGATAAACCGCTTCACCAGCTCACTGAAGACGACATTTCTCAGCTCACTCGCGAAGATTGCCGCAAATACCTCAAAGAAAAAG GAATGCGAAGGCCGTCCTGGAACAAATCTCAGGCGATCCAGCAAGTGATCTCGCTAAAGACGCTTCTCGAAACGACGTCGGATTGCGGCGGCGGAGATGCCGCCGGAGCTCGGAAGAAGCTCTTTGTTCCTCCACCGGAAAATCAGCATCGT GTCCCTTTGACTCGGATCTCTGTGTCGGATGAAGAATCGGTTCCGTATCAGCGACAAGATCCCCCGAAACCCGATATTTCCGGCGATACAGAGGCCCACCTTTTGGCGGCGGCGGATAGTGACTCCATTCCTCCAAg AACCTTGGATGCAATGAATGGGCCAGCAGGACAGATGACAATTTTCTACTGTGGGAAGGTGAACGTTTATGATGATGTGTCTATGGATAAG AATTTTCAGGCAAAAGCAATAATGCAGCTTGCTGCAAGCTCACTTCATTTGCATCAGGAAGCTCCATGTGATGGAACTCCAGAATTACTGCCTTTCTCATGCCATTTACGGGCTGCAAGTGTTAAAATAGGCCCAAGTTCTCCTACAGTGATCTACCCAACATTGCAAACAG TGAAAATGACAGAAAATTGTCAGCTGCACAGAGAAGAAAGCAACATATTTCGTGAAGACAACCACCCTG CTGCAGAAGTTCCAACAAGCAGAAAAGCATCAGTGCAAAGATATCTTGAGAAGCGAAAAGACAG GTTTAAAAGCAAGAAAAGAGGAGGAATGCCTTCATCTGCTGGCTTAGACATCTACTTAAACCATCGGGTGGGGGATCAGATACCAAATGATCAGTCAAACCAGAGTGATGCATGCTCCCTTTCCCACTGCAGAGCACACCACATCCCTACCCCATGCAGCTTGGTCGAGAATATGACAAAGCATACTAATCTCTCTGCTGATCTCAATATCAAAG ATGTCCAAGAGCATTGA
- the LOC100246035 gene encoding protein TIFY 4B isoform X4, with amino-acid sequence MSPENANIRSLLDKPLHQLTEDDISQLTREDCRKYLKEKGMRRPSWNKSQAIQQVISLKTLLETTSDCGGGDAAGARKKLFVPPPENQHRVPLTRISVSDEESVPYQRQDPPKPDISGDTEAHLLAAADSDSIPPRTLDAMNGPAGQMTIFYCGKVNVYDDVSMDKAKAIMQLAASSLHLHQEAPCDGTPELLPFSCHLRAASVKIGPSSPTVIYPTLQTENCQLHREESNIFREDNHPAAEVPTSRKASVQRYLEKRKDRFKSKKRGGMPSSAGLDIYLNHRVGDQIPNDQSNQSDACSLSHCRAHHIPTPCSLVENMTKHTNLSADLNIKDVQEH; translated from the exons ATGTCGCCGGAGAATGCCAATATCCGGTCACTGCTCGATAAACCGCTTCACCAGCTCACTGAAGACGACATTTCTCAGCTCACTCGCGAAGATTGCCGCAAATACCTCAAAGAAAAAG GAATGCGAAGGCCGTCCTGGAACAAATCTCAGGCGATCCAGCAAGTGATCTCGCTAAAGACGCTTCTCGAAACGACGTCGGATTGCGGCGGCGGAGATGCCGCCGGAGCTCGGAAGAAGCTCTTTGTTCCTCCACCGGAAAATCAGCATCGT GTCCCTTTGACTCGGATCTCTGTGTCGGATGAAGAATCGGTTCCGTATCAGCGACAAGATCCCCCGAAACCCGATATTTCCGGCGATACAGAGGCCCACCTTTTGGCGGCGGCGGATAGTGACTCCATTCCTCCAAg AACCTTGGATGCAATGAATGGGCCAGCAGGACAGATGACAATTTTCTACTGTGGGAAGGTGAACGTTTATGATGATGTGTCTATGGATAAG GCAAAAGCAATAATGCAGCTTGCTGCAAGCTCACTTCATTTGCATCAGGAAGCTCCATGTGATGGAACTCCAGAATTACTGCCTTTCTCATGCCATTTACGGGCTGCAAGTGTTAAAATAGGCCCAAGTTCTCCTACAGTGATCTACCCAACATTGCAAACAG AAAATTGTCAGCTGCACAGAGAAGAAAGCAACATATTTCGTGAAGACAACCACCCTG CTGCAGAAGTTCCAACAAGCAGAAAAGCATCAGTGCAAAGATATCTTGAGAAGCGAAAAGACAG GTTTAAAAGCAAGAAAAGAGGAGGAATGCCTTCATCTGCTGGCTTAGACATCTACTTAAACCATCGGGTGGGGGATCAGATACCAAATGATCAGTCAAACCAGAGTGATGCATGCTCCCTTTCCCACTGCAGAGCACACCACATCCCTACCCCATGCAGCTTGGTCGAGAATATGACAAAGCATACTAATCTCTCTGCTGATCTCAATATCAAAG ATGTCCAAGAGCATTGA
- the LOC100240942 gene encoding probable protein phosphatase 2C 51 isoform X2, with product MNEFKIVSLLLGLFVCRIPSSNGVSVSCMMVYDEGGAAAVFRSPECPDWKPIHNQTLNCQFATIRGWREYQEDRISCDLDMKIPLLGKREPREMRVGVVGVFDGHGGEEASDMASKLFMDYFLLHTIFNIYKKMIAFNKEQDTDLQSKEGDESLQMKILREALLRTIHEIDLKFSEEAVQSNLHAGSTATVVVIIDGQILVGNVGDSKALLCSEKKSKSHQVTQGRIYFSAQELTRDHHPDREDERARIEASGGSIIVWGVPRVNGILAMSRSIGDVYLKRHGVISTPELTGWRALTANDSYLVVASDGIFESLTPDDICDFIGHQKSGLSSSSSLADCIVDIAFEKGSTDNLSVIVVPLISK from the exons ATGAATGAATTTAAGATCGTGTCACTGCTGTTAGGGCTTTTCGTATGTAGAATTCCATCTTCCAATGGAGTCAGTGTATCATGTATGATGGTTTACGATGAAGGTGGGGCAGCTGCAGTTTTCCGCTCGCCGGAATGCCCTGACTGGAAACCAATTCACAACCAGACGCTGAATTGCCAGTTTGCAACAATCCGGGGATGGAGAGAATATCAGGAGGATCGAATATCATGCGATCTTGATATGAAGATACCCTTGCTTG GCAAAAGAGAGCCCAGGGAGATGAGGGTTGGTGTGGTGGGAGTGTTTGATGGCCATGGTGGTGAGGAGGCCAGTGATATGGCCTCCAAGCTTTTCATGGATTATTTTCTTCTGCACACCATCTTCAACATCTATAAGAAAATGATAGCATTCAATAAAGAACAAGACACAGATCTTCAATCAAAAGAAGGGGATGAATCACTACAAATGAAGATTTTGAGGGAGGCATTGTTGAGGACAATTCATGAAATTGACCTAAAATTTTCTGAG GAAGCTGTTCAAAGCAATCTTCATGCAGGATCCACAGCCACTGTTGTTGTTATCATAGATGGTCAAATTTTGGTTGGGAATGTTGGTGACTCAAAGGCCCTTCTATGCTCAGAAAAGAAGAGCAAATCTCACCAAGTGACTCAAG GTAGGATATATTTTTCAGCTCAAGAACTGACAAGGGATCATCATCCGGATAGAGAAGATGAAAGAGCCCGAATTGAAGCATCCGGTGGTTCTATTATTGTTTGGGGGGTGCCTCGCGTCAATGGTATTCTTGCAATGTCTCGATCAATTGGTGATGTTTACTTAAAAAG ACACGGAGTGATATCTACACCGGAATTAACAGGTTGGAGGGCCCTAACAGCCAATGACAGTTACCTGGTAGTTGCATCTGATGGGATATTCGAAAGCTTGACCCCTGATGACATTTGTGACTTTATAGGCCATCAAAAATCGGGTCTCTCATCTTCATCGTCATTGGCTGACTGCATTGTAGATATTGCTTTTGAGAAGGGCAGCACTGATAACTTGTCAGTCATTGTGGTTCCActgatatcaaaataa
- the LOC100246035 gene encoding protein TIFY 4B isoform X3 — MSPENANIRSLLDKPLHQLTEDDISQLTREDCRKYLKEKGMRRPSWNKSQAIQQVISLKTLLETTSDCGGGDAAGARKKLFVPPPENQHRVPLTRISVSDEESVPYQRQDPPKPDISGDTEAHLLAAADSDSIPPRTLDAMNGPAGQMTIFYCGKVNVYDDVSMDKNFQAKAIMQLAASSLHLHQEAPCDGTPELLPFSCHLRAASVKIGPSSPTVIYPTLQTENCQLHREESNIFREDNHPAAEVPTSRKASVQRYLEKRKDRFKSKKRGGMPSSAGLDIYLNHRVGDQIPNDQSNQSDACSLSHCRAHHIPTPCSLVENMTKHTNLSADLNIKDVQEH, encoded by the exons ATGTCGCCGGAGAATGCCAATATCCGGTCACTGCTCGATAAACCGCTTCACCAGCTCACTGAAGACGACATTTCTCAGCTCACTCGCGAAGATTGCCGCAAATACCTCAAAGAAAAAG GAATGCGAAGGCCGTCCTGGAACAAATCTCAGGCGATCCAGCAAGTGATCTCGCTAAAGACGCTTCTCGAAACGACGTCGGATTGCGGCGGCGGAGATGCCGCCGGAGCTCGGAAGAAGCTCTTTGTTCCTCCACCGGAAAATCAGCATCGT GTCCCTTTGACTCGGATCTCTGTGTCGGATGAAGAATCGGTTCCGTATCAGCGACAAGATCCCCCGAAACCCGATATTTCCGGCGATACAGAGGCCCACCTTTTGGCGGCGGCGGATAGTGACTCCATTCCTCCAAg AACCTTGGATGCAATGAATGGGCCAGCAGGACAGATGACAATTTTCTACTGTGGGAAGGTGAACGTTTATGATGATGTGTCTATGGATAAG AATTTTCAGGCAAAAGCAATAATGCAGCTTGCTGCAAGCTCACTTCATTTGCATCAGGAAGCTCCATGTGATGGAACTCCAGAATTACTGCCTTTCTCATGCCATTTACGGGCTGCAAGTGTTAAAATAGGCCCAAGTTCTCCTACAGTGATCTACCCAACATTGCAAACAG AAAATTGTCAGCTGCACAGAGAAGAAAGCAACATATTTCGTGAAGACAACCACCCTG CTGCAGAAGTTCCAACAAGCAGAAAAGCATCAGTGCAAAGATATCTTGAGAAGCGAAAAGACAG GTTTAAAAGCAAGAAAAGAGGAGGAATGCCTTCATCTGCTGGCTTAGACATCTACTTAAACCATCGGGTGGGGGATCAGATACCAAATGATCAGTCAAACCAGAGTGATGCATGCTCCCTTTCCCACTGCAGAGCACACCACATCCCTACCCCATGCAGCTTGGTCGAGAATATGACAAAGCATACTAATCTCTCTGCTGATCTCAATATCAAAG ATGTCCAAGAGCATTGA
- the LOC100240942 gene encoding probable protein phosphatase 2C 51 isoform X1, translating to MNEFKIVSLLLGLFVCRIPSSNGVSVSCMMVYDEGGAAAVFRSPECPDWKPIHNQTLNCQFATIRGWREYQEDRISCDLDMKIPLLDEGKREPREMRVGVVGVFDGHGGEEASDMASKLFMDYFLLHTIFNIYKKMIAFNKEQDTDLQSKEGDESLQMKILREALLRTIHEIDLKFSEEAVQSNLHAGSTATVVVIIDGQILVGNVGDSKALLCSEKKSKSHQVTQGRIYFSAQELTRDHHPDREDERARIEASGGSIIVWGVPRVNGILAMSRSIGDVYLKRHGVISTPELTGWRALTANDSYLVVASDGIFESLTPDDICDFIGHQKSGLSSSSSLADCIVDIAFEKGSTDNLSVIVVPLISK from the exons ATGAATGAATTTAAGATCGTGTCACTGCTGTTAGGGCTTTTCGTATGTAGAATTCCATCTTCCAATGGAGTCAGTGTATCATGTATGATGGTTTACGATGAAGGTGGGGCAGCTGCAGTTTTCCGCTCGCCGGAATGCCCTGACTGGAAACCAATTCACAACCAGACGCTGAATTGCCAGTTTGCAACAATCCGGGGATGGAGAGAATATCAGGAGGATCGAATATCATGCGATCTTGATATGAAGATACCCTTGCTTG ATGAAGGCAAAAGAGAGCCCAGGGAGATGAGGGTTGGTGTGGTGGGAGTGTTTGATGGCCATGGTGGTGAGGAGGCCAGTGATATGGCCTCCAAGCTTTTCATGGATTATTTTCTTCTGCACACCATCTTCAACATCTATAAGAAAATGATAGCATTCAATAAAGAACAAGACACAGATCTTCAATCAAAAGAAGGGGATGAATCACTACAAATGAAGATTTTGAGGGAGGCATTGTTGAGGACAATTCATGAAATTGACCTAAAATTTTCTGAG GAAGCTGTTCAAAGCAATCTTCATGCAGGATCCACAGCCACTGTTGTTGTTATCATAGATGGTCAAATTTTGGTTGGGAATGTTGGTGACTCAAAGGCCCTTCTATGCTCAGAAAAGAAGAGCAAATCTCACCAAGTGACTCAAG GTAGGATATATTTTTCAGCTCAAGAACTGACAAGGGATCATCATCCGGATAGAGAAGATGAAAGAGCCCGAATTGAAGCATCCGGTGGTTCTATTATTGTTTGGGGGGTGCCTCGCGTCAATGGTATTCTTGCAATGTCTCGATCAATTGGTGATGTTTACTTAAAAAG ACACGGAGTGATATCTACACCGGAATTAACAGGTTGGAGGGCCCTAACAGCCAATGACAGTTACCTGGTAGTTGCATCTGATGGGATATTCGAAAGCTTGACCCCTGATGACATTTGTGACTTTATAGGCCATCAAAAATCGGGTCTCTCATCTTCATCGTCATTGGCTGACTGCATTGTAGATATTGCTTTTGAGAAGGGCAGCACTGATAACTTGTCAGTCATTGTGGTTCCActgatatcaaaataa
- the LOC100246035 gene encoding protein TIFY 4B isoform X2, which translates to MSPENANIRSLLDKPLHQLTEDDISQLTREDCRKYLKEKGMRRPSWNKSQAIQQVISLKTLLETTSDCGGGDAAGARKKLFVPPPENQHRVPLTRISVSDEESVPYQRQDPPKPDISGDTEAHLLAAADSDSIPPRTLDAMNGPAGQMTIFYCGKVNVYDDVSMDKAKAIMQLAASSLHLHQEAPCDGTPELLPFSCHLRAASVKIGPSSPTVIYPTLQTVKMTENCQLHREESNIFREDNHPAAEVPTSRKASVQRYLEKRKDRFKSKKRGGMPSSAGLDIYLNHRVGDQIPNDQSNQSDACSLSHCRAHHIPTPCSLVENMTKHTNLSADLNIKDVQEH; encoded by the exons ATGTCGCCGGAGAATGCCAATATCCGGTCACTGCTCGATAAACCGCTTCACCAGCTCACTGAAGACGACATTTCTCAGCTCACTCGCGAAGATTGCCGCAAATACCTCAAAGAAAAAG GAATGCGAAGGCCGTCCTGGAACAAATCTCAGGCGATCCAGCAAGTGATCTCGCTAAAGACGCTTCTCGAAACGACGTCGGATTGCGGCGGCGGAGATGCCGCCGGAGCTCGGAAGAAGCTCTTTGTTCCTCCACCGGAAAATCAGCATCGT GTCCCTTTGACTCGGATCTCTGTGTCGGATGAAGAATCGGTTCCGTATCAGCGACAAGATCCCCCGAAACCCGATATTTCCGGCGATACAGAGGCCCACCTTTTGGCGGCGGCGGATAGTGACTCCATTCCTCCAAg AACCTTGGATGCAATGAATGGGCCAGCAGGACAGATGACAATTTTCTACTGTGGGAAGGTGAACGTTTATGATGATGTGTCTATGGATAAG GCAAAAGCAATAATGCAGCTTGCTGCAAGCTCACTTCATTTGCATCAGGAAGCTCCATGTGATGGAACTCCAGAATTACTGCCTTTCTCATGCCATTTACGGGCTGCAAGTGTTAAAATAGGCCCAAGTTCTCCTACAGTGATCTACCCAACATTGCAAACAG TGAAAATGACAGAAAATTGTCAGCTGCACAGAGAAGAAAGCAACATATTTCGTGAAGACAACCACCCTG CTGCAGAAGTTCCAACAAGCAGAAAAGCATCAGTGCAAAGATATCTTGAGAAGCGAAAAGACAG GTTTAAAAGCAAGAAAAGAGGAGGAATGCCTTCATCTGCTGGCTTAGACATCTACTTAAACCATCGGGTGGGGGATCAGATACCAAATGATCAGTCAAACCAGAGTGATGCATGCTCCCTTTCCCACTGCAGAGCACACCACATCCCTACCCCATGCAGCTTGGTCGAGAATATGACAAAGCATACTAATCTCTCTGCTGATCTCAATATCAAAG ATGTCCAAGAGCATTGA
- the LOC100266551 gene encoding ETO1-like protein 1: MKNLFPSESCKETQLNAFNPQSWLQVERGKLSKFSSQSSSSIESLIKVPEPPILPFFKPVDYVEVLAQIHEELESCPPQERSNLYLLQFQVFRGLGEVKLMRRSLRSAWQRASTVQEKLIFGAWLKYEKQGEELIADLLASCGKCAQEFGPIDIASQLPADSNTSSNEAVVMNGNEILKTVIFRIGDEKIVCDRQKIAGLSAPFHAMLNGCFTESLQEDIDLSENNISPSGMRAIHEFCMTGSLGEVPPDLLLEILIFGNKFCCERLKDACGRKLASLVSSRDDAVELIDYALEENSPVLAASCLQVFLHELPDCLNDNRVLEILSDANRQQRSIMVGPASFSLYCFLSEVAMALDPRSDTTACFLERLVESAESSRQRLLACHQLGCVRLLRKEYDEAEQLFEAALNAGHVYSVAGLVRLGYLKGHKLWSYDKLSSVISSFTPLGWMYQERSLYCEGDKRWEDLEKATELDPTLTYPYMYRAASLMRKQNVQAALAEINQVLGFKLALECLELRFCFYLAVENYEAAFCDVQAILTLSPDYRMFEGRVAASQLRMLVREHVESWTTADCWLQLYDRWSSVDDIGSLSVIYQMLESDAAKGVLYFRQSLLLLRLNCPEAAMRSLQLARQHASNEHERLVYEGWILYDTGHCEEGLRKAEESIGLKRSFEAFFLKAYALADSSQDPSCSSTVVSLLEDALKCPSDRLRKGQALNNLGSVYVDCGKLELAADCYINALKIRHTRAHQGLARVHFLKNDKTAAYVEMTKLIEKARNNASAYEKRSEYCERELTKADLEMVTRLDPLRVYPYRYRAAVLMDSHKEKEAIAELSRAIAFKADLHLLHLRAAFHEHIGDVLGALRDCRAALSVDPNHQEMLELHSRVNSHEP, from the exons ATGAAGAACCTTTTTCCTTCTGAATCATGTAAAGAAACACAGCTCAATGCCTTTAATCCACAGTCATGGCTCCAAGTTGAAAGAGGGAAGCTTTCCAAATTCTCATCACAGTCCTCTTCTTCCAT AGAATCTCTTATCAAGGTTCCTGAGCCACCCATACTTCCATTCTTTAAACCTGTCGATTATGTAGAAGTTCTAGCTCAAATCCATGAAGAACTTGAGTCATGTCCTCCACAAGAGAGGTCGAATCTTTATTTATTACAGTTTCAGGTCTTTAGGGGCCTTGGGGAAGTTAAACTGATGCGGAGAAGTCTCCGTTCAGCTTGGCAGAGAGCCAGTACTGTTCAGGAGAAACTCATTTTTGGGGCATGGCTGAAGTATGAAAAGCAAGGAGAAGAGCTCATTGCTGACTTACTTGCCTCTTGTGGTAAATGTGCACAGGAGTTTGGCCCAATAGACATTGCCTCTCAACTTCCTGCAGATTCAAATACAAGTTCCAATGAGGCTGTTGTGATGAATGggaatgaaattttgaaaactgtCATTTTCCGAATTGGGGATGAGAAAATTGTTTGTGACAGGCAGAAGATTGCGGGCCTGTCAGCTCCTTTTCATGCTATGCTTAATGGGTGTTTCACAGAATCACTCCAAGAGGACATAGATTTGTCTGAAAATAACATTTCACCATCAGGTATGAGGGCAATCCATGAGTTCTGTATGACAGGCAGTTTAGGTGAAGTCCCACCAGATCTTTTGTTAGAGATATTAATATTTGGGAACAAATTTTGCTGTGAGAGGCTAAAAGATGCTTGTGGCAGGAAACTTGCATCTTTGGTTTCCTCTAGAGATGATGCTGTGGAACTCATAGACTATGCACTTGAAGAGAACTCCCCTGTCCTTGCTGCATCATGTTTGCAAGTGTTTTTACATGAACTTCCTGATTGTTTGAATGACAATCGAGTGCTGGAAATATTAAGTGATGCTAATAGACAACAGAGATCAATCATGGTTGGGCCTGCTTCATTTTCACTCTATTGTTTCTTAAGTGAAGTTGCTATGGCCCTTGATCCTCGGTCAGATACAACAGCTTGTTTCTTGGAACGATTGGTAGAGTCTGCTGAGAGTAGCCGGCAGAGATTGTTGGCATGTCATCAGTTGGGCTGTGTGAGGCTTCTGAGGAAAGAGTATGATGAAGCTGAACAGCTCTTTGAGGCAGCTCTAAATGCAGGCCATGTATACTCTGTCGCAGGTTTAGTGAGACTGGGTTACCTTAAGGGGCATAAACTTTGGTCTTATGACAAACTCAGCTCTGTGATTTCCTCTTTTACTCCACTTGGATGGATGTATCAGGAGAGGTCACTGTATTGTGAAGGCGATAAGAGGTGGGAAGACCTTGAGAAAGCAACCGAGTTGGACCCGACACTTACTTACCCCTACATGTATCGAGCTGCTTCCTTGATGAGGAAACAGAATGTTCAAGCTGCTCTTGCAGAAATCAATCAGGTCCTAGGTTTCAAGCTAGCATTAGAATGTTTGGAACTCCGGTTTTGTTTCTATCTAGCGGTTGAGAACTATGAAGCGGCATTTTGTGATGTTCAGGCAATTCTTACGCTCTCCCCAGACTATAGGATGTTTGAGGGACGGGTTGCAGCATCCCAACTTCGCATGCTTGTGCGTGAGCATGTTGAGAGTTGGACAACAGCAGATTGCTGGCTACAGTTGTATGATCGGTGGTCTTCAGTTGATGATATTGGGTCCCTCTCTGTTATCTACCAGATGCTTGAATCTGATGCTGCAAAAGGTGTTCTTTACTTCAGACAGTCTTTGCTTCTCCTGAG GTTGAACTGCCCAGAAGCAGCCATGCGAAGTTTACAGCTTGCCCGTCAGCATGCATCTAATGAACATGAACGTCTAGTATACGAGGGATGGATCTTATATGATACAGGTCACTGTGAGGAAGGGCTTCGGAAAGCAGAGGAGTCTATTGGCCTTAAAAGATCTTTTGAGGCCTTCTTCTTGAAAGCCTATGCATTGGCTGACTCTAGCCAGGATCCATCATGTTCATCGACTGTTGTTTCACTTCTTGAAGATGCCTTAAAGTGCCCCTCAGATAGGCTTCGCAAAGGTCAG GCCCTTAACAACCTTGGCAGCGTGTACGTTGACTGTGGGAAATTAGAGTTGGCTGCTGATTGCTACATCAATGCCCTCAAAATCCGGCACACCCGAGCCCACCAGGGCCTTGCTAGGGTTCATTTCCTCAAAAATGATAAGACTGCTGCATACGTTGAAATGACCAAACTGATTGAGAAGGCCAGGAACAATGCTTCTGCCTATGAGAAAAGGTCCGAGTACTGTGAACGTGAACTCACAAAGGCAGATCTGGAGATGGTCACTAGATTAGACCCGCTTCGGGTTTACCCTTACAGATATCGAGCTGCAG TTTTGATGGACAGCCACAAAGAGAAGGAAGCAATAGCAGAACTGTCAAGAGCAATAGCATTCAAGGCAGACCTTCACCTTCTACACCTGAGGGCAGCCTTTCATGAGCACATTGGAGATGTGTTGGGCGCACTGCGAGACTGTAGAGCTGCCCTCTCTGTGGATCCTAACCATCAAGAGATGTTGGAGCTTCATAGCCGTGTCAACAGCCATGAACCATGA